One region of Thermus albus genomic DNA includes:
- a CDS encoding SDH family Clp fold serine proteinase, producing the protein MEIFFQLFWLFFILSVLTPYLHQQMLLGARARKIAELERRRKSRVITLIHRQEAVNFLGIPVTRFINIDDSEQVLRAIRLTDKGVPIDLILHTPGGLVLAAEQIAEALLRHPAKVTVFVPHYAMSGGTLIALAADEIVMDENAVLGPVDPQLGQYPAASILKVLEKKPIQEIDDQTLILADVAEKALRQVKATVKNLLLKRMPEEKAEEVATLLSQGTWTHDYPIDVAQAREMGLPVSTEMPLEVYELMDLYPQAQGGKPSVQYVPIPYRHQEPRRP; encoded by the coding sequence ATGGAGATCTTTTTCCAGCTTTTTTGGCTTTTTTTCATTCTATCCGTCCTCACCCCTTACCTCCACCAGCAGATGCTCCTGGGGGCCCGAGCCAGAAAGATAGCCGAGCTGGAAAGGAGACGGAAAAGCCGGGTCATCACCCTGATCCACCGGCAGGAGGCGGTGAACTTTCTGGGAATTCCCGTAACACGCTTTATCAACATTGACGATTCGGAGCAAGTGCTAAGGGCCATCCGCCTCACGGACAAGGGCGTGCCCATAGACCTCATCCTCCACACCCCGGGGGGATTGGTCCTGGCGGCGGAGCAGATCGCCGAGGCCCTCCTGCGCCACCCCGCCAAGGTAACGGTTTTCGTGCCCCACTATGCCATGTCGGGGGGGACCCTCATCGCCTTGGCCGCCGATGAGATCGTCATGGACGAAAACGCCGTCTTGGGCCCCGTGGATCCCCAGCTGGGCCAGTACCCAGCGGCCAGCATCCTTAAGGTCTTGGAGAAAAAGCCCATCCAGGAGATAGACGATCAGACCCTGATCCTAGCGGATGTGGCGGAAAAGGCCCTAAGACAGGTGAAGGCCACCGTGAAAAACCTTCTCCTGAAGCGCATGCCCGAGGAGAAAGCCGAGGAGGTAGCCACCTTGCTCTCCCAGGGCACCTGGACCCACGACTACCCCATTGACGTGGCCCAGGCCCGGGAGATGGGCCTTCCCGTGAGCACGGAGATGCCCCTCGAGGTCTACGAGCTCATGGACCTCTACCCCCAGGCCCAAGGGGGAAAGCCCAGCGTCCAGTACGTCCCCATCCCCTACCGCCACCAAGAGCCCAGGAGGCCCTAG
- a CDS encoding cation:proton antiporter produces MHPSVEAFALAAGLLAFGAALVHRFGFPPLPIYLLTGLLMGKALPVQDLEPLPSLGLLLLLFSVGLEFGPDRLRGLSGKAVQAGIYDALALPLGFLLGLFFGLDLRGAALLAGTIYVSSSAVIVKLIIDLRRAANPESEVVLGVSVLEDLVVLVLLALLGGQGLQGFLLSLLLAGLYLGLARFLGPLLVRFMEGLSDELVLLLGAAFTTGTALLFQVAGASVGLGAFLAGSLAASLGLRERFERLFGPVRDLGVALFFLVVGASARDLFQGLTPAVAALALLGLLLKLPLNYLGGSRAGLSRKRRLYSAFYLVPRGEFNLVLGALAQAQGYPLVAQVAVLLVLVSIPLGALLIRFAPELARALMGEPRRPGRFPRSA; encoded by the coding sequence ATGCACCCCTCCGTGGAGGCCTTTGCCTTGGCCGCAGGGCTTTTAGCCTTCGGAGCGGCCTTGGTCCACCGCTTTGGCTTTCCCCCCTTGCCCATCTACCTTCTCACCGGGCTTCTCATGGGCAAGGCCCTGCCGGTGCAAGACCTAGAGCCCCTCCCCTCCTTAGGGCTTCTCCTCCTCCTCTTCTCCGTGGGGTTGGAGTTCGGCCCGGACCGGCTTAGGGGGCTATCGGGCAAAGCCGTTCAAGCGGGTATCTACGATGCGTTAGCCCTGCCTTTAGGCTTTCTTCTGGGACTCTTTTTCGGGCTGGACCTCCGCGGCGCCGCCCTTTTGGCGGGGACCATCTACGTGAGCTCCAGCGCTGTGATCGTCAAGCTCATCATCGACCTGCGCCGGGCCGCCAACCCCGAAAGCGAGGTGGTCCTCGGGGTATCCGTCCTCGAGGACCTGGTGGTCCTGGTCCTCTTGGCCCTCCTAGGAGGCCAAGGCCTGCAAGGTTTCCTCTTAAGCCTCCTGCTGGCGGGTCTATACCTGGGCCTGGCCCGCTTCCTTGGCCCCCTATTGGTCAGGTTCATGGAGGGCCTATCCGATGAACTGGTCCTTCTCCTGGGCGCTGCCTTTACCACCGGAACCGCCCTCCTCTTCCAAGTGGCAGGGGCCTCTGTGGGGCTTGGCGCCTTTTTAGCGGGAAGCCTCGCGGCCTCCCTGGGTCTTCGCGAACGGTTTGAACGGCTTTTCGGTCCGGTGCGGGATCTGGGGGTGGCCCTTTTCTTCCTGGTGGTGGGGGCAAGTGCCCGGGACCTGTTCCAGGGCCTGACCCCGGCGGTGGCGGCCTTAGCCCTTCTGGGGCTTCTCCTTAAGCTCCCCCTCAACTACCTGGGGGGAAGCCGGGCCGGGCTTTCCCGCAAGCGCCGGCTTTATAGCGCCTTCTACCTGGTCCCCCGCGGCGAGTTCAACCTGGTCCTGGGTGCCCTGGCCCAGGCGCAAGGTTACCCCCTGGTGGCGCAGGTGGCGGTGCTTTTGGTGCTGGTATCCATCCCCTTAGGAGCCCTCCTAATCCGCTTTGCCCCCGAGCTTGCAAGAGCCCTCATGGGGGAACCCCGCCGACCGGGCCGCTTCCCCCGGTCGGCTTAG
- a CDS encoding cation:proton antiporter regulatory subunit gives MRVEEAVLPGVGRKFTITVQSGDRLVIVVHHSGKRELQYFEAGEGGDEPAMALDLTDEEARELGAILAGVLFHPEAVGDTQSKLGQKVIEWVKVLPGSKLAGRKVGELALPPGAHLLAVDRPGAPLIPNPPPEVILEVGDTLVVAGSREAVESLKRTL, from the coding sequence ATGAGGGTGGAAGAAGCGGTGCTTCCCGGGGTGGGACGGAAGTTCACCATCACGGTGCAAAGCGGCGACCGCCTGGTCATCGTGGTCCATCATTCGGGAAAACGGGAGCTACAGTATTTTGAAGCTGGTGAGGGTGGGGACGAGCCCGCCATGGCCCTGGATTTGACCGACGAGGAAGCCCGGGAGTTGGGGGCCATTTTGGCCGGGGTACTCTTCCACCCCGAGGCCGTGGGGGATACCCAAAGCAAGCTGGGGCAGAAGGTCATCGAGTGGGTCAAGGTTCTGCCGGGCTCCAAGCTGGCAGGCAGGAAGGTGGGTGAGCTCGCCCTACCCCCGGGAGCCCATCTTTTGGCCGTGGACCGGCCTGGTGCTCCCTTGATCCCCAACCCTCCGCCCGAAGTGATCCTAGAGGTGGGGGACACCTTGGTGGTGGCGGGAAGCCGCGAGGCGGTAGAATCCCTGAAAAGGACCCTCTAA
- a CDS encoding phosphate-starvation-inducible PsiE family protein, protein MGQDLFLSLYRRATRLVFNLVVVALLIGLFVGVGRTFLELGLTLSEPTVRLGLKELVTNVLSLVIVLELVRVFVEYFELERVRLEVLLEIGVALALRELLLLLFAEKLSGLDLFFWTLGILALVAGRTLAVQFSPRRRA, encoded by the coding sequence ATGGGCCAGGACCTCTTCCTTTCCCTCTACCGCCGGGCCACCCGCCTGGTCTTCAACCTGGTGGTGGTAGCCCTGCTCATCGGTCTTTTCGTGGGGGTAGGGCGCACCTTCCTGGAACTAGGCCTCACCCTCAGCGAGCCCACGGTACGCCTAGGCCTTAAGGAGCTGGTGACCAACGTCCTGAGCCTGGTCATAGTCCTGGAACTGGTTCGGGTGTTTGTGGAGTACTTTGAGCTGGAAAGGGTACGCCTCGAGGTCCTGCTGGAAATCGGCGTGGCCCTGGCCTTGCGGGAGCTTTTGCTTCTCCTCTTTGCCGAAAAGCTCTCGGGATTGGACCTCTTCTTCTGGACCCTGGGCATCTTGGCCCTGGTGGCCGGGCGCACCCTGGCGGTGCAGTTTTCCCCTAGGAGGCGGGCATGA
- a CDS encoding DUF1931 family protein — protein sequence MLMKVAEFEKLFRLAAGLDVDKNDLKRLSDFLRNKIYDLLVVAERHAKYNGRDIIFEPDVPITKGLQETLQEFRAMDTTLELKPVLDTLATLPPLDLGISEDVRNLLPEIAGALVVAYARVLKELDPKMKNPQTEHHERAEGIFNLLL from the coding sequence ATGCTGATGAAAGTGGCCGAGTTTGAGAAGCTTTTCCGCCTGGCTGCGGGCTTGGACGTGGACAAGAACGACCTTAAACGCCTTTCGGACTTTCTCCGGAACAAGATCTACGACCTGCTGGTGGTGGCCGAGCGCCACGCCAAGTACAACGGCCGGGACATCATCTTTGAGCCGGATGTACCCATCACCAAGGGGCTCCAGGAAACCCTCCAGGAGTTCCGAGCCATGGACACCACCTTGGAGCTCAAACCCGTGCTGGACACCTTGGCTACCCTTCCCCCTTTGGATCTGGGAATCTCCGAGGATGTACGGAACCTGCTTCCCGAGATAGCCGGAGCCCTGGTGGTGGCCTACGCCCGGGTCTTGAAAGAGCTGGATCCCAAGATGAAGAACCCTCAGACGGAACATCACGAACGGGCTGAGGGAATTTTTAACCTTCTTCTCTAG
- a CDS encoding Hsp20/alpha crystallin family protein, with the protein MLEKLWPFGRNRVRKAFEEALEKVFKEEGETLEPLSELSEHEGHYLLRVEVPGLGPENLEVRLEGDQLVIEGEKKEEKRTKHLSEIVYGRIYRAYLLPKDAKKEGLEARLQKGVLEVKIPREKREAEPPVRIPVVEG; encoded by the coding sequence ATGTTGGAGAAACTTTGGCCCTTTGGCCGTAACCGGGTGCGGAAAGCCTTTGAAGAAGCCCTGGAAAAGGTCTTCAAGGAAGAAGGGGAAACCCTGGAGCCCCTCTCGGAGCTTTCCGAGCACGAGGGCCATTACCTTTTGCGGGTGGAGGTCCCGGGCCTGGGCCCGGAGAACCTGGAGGTGCGCCTCGAGGGGGACCAGCTGGTCATAGAAGGGGAGAAAAAGGAGGAGAAGCGCACCAAGCACCTCTCGGAAATCGTCTATGGTCGCATCTACCGGGCTTACCTTCTTCCCAAGGATGCCAAGAAGGAGGGCCTCGAGGCCCGCCTGCAAAAGGGGGTGCTGGAGGTGAAAATCCCCCGGGAGAAGCGGGAGGCCGAACCGCCGGTGCGGATTCCTGTGGTGGAAGGTTAA
- a CDS encoding heat-stable protein, translating into MRRTTRYILATSNPMGDLEALEKLVKLAPDTGADALALVGNLMPKTAKSRDYAAFFRILAEAHLPTVYIPGPQDAPIWEYLREAANIELVRPEMRNVHETFTFFKGPYLVAGMGGEITDDGEPEEKETLRYPAWVAEYHLKALWDLKDYPKILLFYTNPYHKGLGEGGSHEVAHLIKTHNPLLVITAGKGQKHEMLGASWVVVPGDLSEGEYSLLDLRARKLETGNVR; encoded by the coding sequence ATGCGGCGGACCACGCGGTACATCCTGGCCACTTCTAACCCCATGGGCGACCTCGAGGCCCTGGAAAAGCTGGTGAAGCTGGCCCCCGACACCGGGGCCGACGCCCTGGCCCTCGTGGGGAACCTCATGCCCAAGACGGCCAAAAGCCGCGACTACGCCGCCTTCTTCCGCATCCTCGCCGAGGCCCATCTCCCCACCGTCTACATCCCCGGGCCGCAGGATGCCCCCATCTGGGAGTACCTGAGGGAGGCGGCCAACATTGAGCTGGTGCGGCCTGAGATGCGCAATGTCCACGAGACCTTCACCTTCTTTAAGGGTCCTTACCTGGTGGCGGGGATGGGCGGGGAGATCACCGACGACGGGGAACCCGAGGAAAAGGAAACCCTCCGCTACCCCGCCTGGGTGGCCGAGTACCACCTGAAGGCCCTTTGGGACCTTAAAGACTACCCCAAGATCCTCCTCTTCTACACCAACCCCTACCACAAGGGCCTAGGGGAAGGTGGGTCCCACGAGGTGGCCCACCTCATCAAGACCCATAACCCCCTCCTGGTGATCACCGCCGGCAAGGGGCAGAAGCACGAAATGCTGGGGGCCAGTTGGGTGGTGGTACCGGGGGATCTCTCCGAGGGTGAGTACAGCCTCCTGGACCTGAGGGCCAGGAAGCTGGAGACGGGGAACGTCCGCTAG
- a CDS encoding Hsp20/alpha crystallin family protein produces MVRFDPFRELEELQERLARAFGTTPQQGPRVYAPPVDILEDETGLHLLVYLPGVEPEKVEVVAEEGVLSVKAERPFEKRDNVAYHRLEGPYGTFARSFNVPSTFDLSRVQAKFRHGVLHLLVPKAEESKPKKIQVQVE; encoded by the coding sequence ATGGTACGGTTCGATCCATTCAGGGAGTTGGAGGAGTTGCAGGAGCGCTTGGCAAGGGCCTTCGGCACGACCCCCCAGCAGGGGCCCAGGGTCTATGCCCCCCCGGTGGACATCCTGGAAGACGAAACCGGCTTGCACCTTCTGGTCTACCTGCCCGGGGTGGAGCCGGAAAAGGTGGAGGTGGTGGCCGAAGAAGGGGTTCTTTCCGTGAAGGCGGAGCGCCCCTTTGAGAAGCGGGATAACGTGGCCTACCACCGCCTAGAAGGCCCCTACGGCACCTTTGCTCGGAGCTTCAACGTGCCCAGCACCTTTGACCTCTCCCGGGTGCAGGCCAAGTTCCGCCACGGGGTGCTCCACCTGTTGGTTCCTAAGGCCGAGGAAAGCAAGCCCAAGAAGATCCAGGTGCAGGTGGAATAG
- a CDS encoding VLRF1 family aeRF1-type release factor, with protein MIGKEEIRRIKEGLALEEGTVLSLYLDLNPAKPENANRAYALRAKDAMKALKVPQDLQERILEVLKNQVLEAKTAVFFASEKVFETLLLQVELPLVSSLKTTFLGEKESRFFTDGALAHYGEPFLLPLIYALDEYERYGVVYLDQERWRVFEIFLGEVQEVSDAFLALDTEAWRRLSLDAPGRRFNLAGISRGGAGQDLFAKRLAAWEERFYKTLSHELEKLTEERGFTRLILMGPEEHTQLFLGYLPKRLKEKVVALLPSLPHPGVSPGQVLKRLEPVLEEMERKGEVELLKKLEEAYPKVAFGLEVLERVQEGRVELWVLPWHLDQTVYACDGIFFPEEARALAHCQNPEAKPLAVVLSELATGYAAKLEFVRGEAEKQLLERGGMAALLRW; from the coding sequence ATGATCGGCAAGGAAGAGATCCGGCGCATCAAGGAAGGCCTAGCCCTAGAGGAGGGAACCGTCCTTTCCCTCTACCTGGACCTCAACCCCGCCAAGCCCGAAAACGCCAACCGGGCCTACGCCCTGAGGGCCAAGGACGCCATGAAGGCCCTCAAGGTGCCCCAGGACCTGCAGGAAAGGATCCTGGAGGTGCTGAAAAACCAAGTTCTAGAGGCAAAAACCGCCGTCTTCTTCGCCAGCGAGAAGGTCTTTGAAACCCTGTTGCTGCAGGTGGAACTGCCCCTGGTCTCCAGCCTCAAAACCACCTTCCTAGGGGAAAAGGAAAGCCGCTTTTTTACGGACGGGGCTCTGGCCCACTACGGCGAGCCCTTCCTCCTCCCCCTTATCTACGCCCTGGACGAGTACGAGCGCTACGGGGTGGTCTATTTGGACCAGGAGCGCTGGCGGGTTTTTGAAATCTTCCTGGGTGAAGTCCAGGAGGTGAGCGACGCCTTCTTGGCCTTGGACACCGAGGCCTGGCGGCGGCTCTCCCTGGATGCCCCGGGGCGCCGCTTCAACCTGGCGGGCATCTCCCGGGGCGGGGCAGGCCAGGACCTCTTCGCCAAGCGCCTGGCCGCTTGGGAAGAACGTTTTTATAAGACCCTAAGCCACGAGCTGGAGAAACTTACGGAGGAACGCGGGTTCACCCGCCTTATCCTCATGGGCCCCGAGGAGCACACCCAGCTTTTCCTGGGCTACCTGCCCAAACGCCTTAAGGAAAAGGTGGTGGCCCTTCTTCCCTCCCTGCCCCATCCCGGGGTCAGCCCCGGCCAGGTGCTCAAGCGGCTGGAACCTGTCCTGGAGGAGATGGAGCGCAAGGGCGAGGTAGAGCTACTCAAGAAGCTGGAGGAAGCCTATCCCAAGGTGGCCTTCGGCCTGGAAGTCCTGGAAAGGGTTCAGGAAGGTCGGGTTGAGCTTTGGGTGCTTCCCTGGCACCTGGACCAAACCGTGTACGCCTGCGACGGGATCTTCTTCCCCGAAGAGGCCCGGGCCCTGGCCCACTGCCAAAACCCCGAGGCCAAACCCCTGGCCGTGGTCCTGTCGGAGCTGGCCACGGGCTACGCCGCCAAGCTGGAGTTCGTCCGGGGCGAGGCAGAAAAGCAGCTTCTGGAGCGTGGCGGCATGGCCGCGCTCCTGAGGTGGTGA
- a CDS encoding ferritin-like domain-containing protein, with protein MDRVEVLKQAYQDELLDALRAERAAERVPYPHIRALLEEVAKRERAHAEAVAEILRRLQASLPPTPKVEEEGWEALLRLLSEEGFDRAYYLESTFPDPDLEALFTRLGQEEKLNQEAIRKAVALLGGGL; from the coding sequence ATGGATAGGGTGGAAGTCCTAAAACAGGCCTACCAGGACGAACTCCTGGATGCCCTTCGGGCGGAAAGGGCTGCGGAGAGGGTCCCTTACCCCCACATCCGGGCCCTTTTGGAGGAAGTGGCCAAGCGGGAGCGGGCCCATGCCGAGGCCGTCGCCGAAATCTTGCGCCGCCTTCAGGCCTCCCTCCCCCCTACCCCCAAGGTGGAGGAGGAAGGCTGGGAGGCGCTACTTCGCCTCCTCTCCGAGGAAGGGTTTGACCGGGCCTACTACCTGGAAAGCACCTTCCCCGATCCGGACCTCGAGGCCCTCTTCACCCGCCTAGGCCAGGAGGAGAAGCTTAACCAAGAAGCCATCCGCAAGGCGGTGGCCCTTTTAGGAGGTGGCCTATGA